In a single window of the Caloenas nicobarica isolate bCalNic1 chromosome 8, bCalNic1.hap1, whole genome shotgun sequence genome:
- the LOC135991489 gene encoding ubiquitin carboxyl-terminal hydrolase 36-like, whose translation MAGTAKLRELPSARRDAGEAGALGRLLATSAKKVLLRKIEFEPASRGFSGQPELPRAKYLLLKPRSEPAEHPRGAEEGQAGKQGSDRTPGGHGHGVPAPRKVLFPAQRLAVKWQRVQRIGAGLLNLGNTCFLNATLQCLTYTPPLANYLLSKEHGRSCHQSGFCMMCVMQNHVTQAFANSGSVIKPVAFVRDLKKIAPHIRFGRQEDAHEFLRFTIDAMQKACLPNCTELDRQTQATTLIHQIFGGYLRSRVKCLMCKGVSDTFEPCLDLPVEITQAANVEQALELFVKPDLLGGENAYMCDKCKKKVSATKRFTIHRAPNVLTLALKRFADFTGGKITKDVGYPELLNIRPYMSQTSGDPVMYGLYAVLVHSGYSSHAGHYYCYVKASNGQWYQMNDSVVRPSNIKVVLNQQAYVLFYLRIPSPGKSSEGPISKAASSLPGRIKLPSGSPSPKLALKGRNAAAAFPGDAAQRPKKPLSSQLPPAPRAVPGFCGPSNTSGAKAQVPRKRCWEPRPLPASPRLPEPIPGQEPWGSGENTGTPGRDPGGSAAASLVLAKLKAFLSASAAPQPSSTMAPPPAKKLALSDK comes from the exons ATGGCGGGCACGGcgaagctgagggagctgccgAGTGCGCGGCGGGACGCGGGCGAGGCCGGGGCGCTGGGCCGGCTGCTGGCCACCTCGGCCAAGAAGGTGCTGCTGCGCAAGATCGAGTTCGAGCCCGCCAGCCGCGGCTTCTCCGGCCAGCCGGAGCTGCCGAGGGCCAAGTACCTGCTGCTCAAGCCCCGCAGCGAGCCCGCCGAGCACCCCCGCGGCGCTGAGGAGGGACAGGCGGGCAAGCAGG GCAGCGACCGTACCCCGGGGGGCCACGGGCACGGCGTCCCTGCGCCCCGGAAGGTGCTGTTCCCTGCCCAGCGCCTCGCCGTGAAGTGGCAGCGTGTCCAGCGCATCGGCGCCGGGCTGCTCAACTTGGGAAACACCTGTTTCCTCAACGCCACGCTGCAGTGCCTCACGTACACGCCACCGCTCGCCAACTACCTGCTGTCCAAGGAGCACGGCCGCAGCT GTCACCAAAGcggcttctgcatgatgtgtgTCATGCAGAACCACGTCACACAGGCGTTCGCCAACAGCGGCAGTGTGATAAAGCCAGTGGCCTTTGTTCGAGACCTCAAGA AGATTGCCCCGCACATCCGCTTCGGCAGGCAAGAGGACGCACACGAGTTCCTCCGTTTCACCATCGATGCCATGCAGAAGGCCTGCCTGCCCAACTGTACCGA GTTGGATCGCCAGACCCAAGCCACTACCCTGATCCACCAGATCTTTGGCGGTTACCTGCGGTCCCGGG TGAAGTGCTTGATGTGCAAAGGAGTCTCGGACACCTTTGAGCCCTGTCTGGACCTGCCGGTGGAGATCACG CAAGCCGCAAATGTAGAGCAGGCACTGGAGCTGTTTGTGAAGCCAGACCTGCTGGGCGGAGAGAACGCCTACATGTGTGACAA ATGCAAGAAGAAAGTGTCGGCAACCAAACGCTTCACTATCCACCGAGCCCCCAACGTTCTCACGCTTGCTCTGAAGCGTTTTGCCGACTTCACTGGGGGCAAGATCACAAAG GACGTGGGCTACCCTGAGCTCCTCAACATCCGCCCATACATGTCCCAGACCAGCGGGGATCCTGTCATGTACGGGCTCTACGCGGTGCTGGTGCACTCGGGGTACAGCAGCCACGCAGGACACTACTACTGCTACGTCAAG GCCAGCAACGGGCAGTGGTACCAAATGAATGACAGCGTGGTCCGCCCCAGTAACATCAAGGTGGTCCTTAACCAGCAGGCGTATGTGCTGTTCTACCTCAG gatCCCCAGCCCCGGGAAGAGCTCAGAGGGTCCCATTTCCAAAGCTGCCTCCAGCCTGCCTGGCCGCATCAAGCTGCCTTCTGGGTCACCGTCACCCAAGCTGGCCCTGAAAGGCAGAAACGCAGCTGCAGCGTTTCCCGGTGACGCAGCCCAGAGGCCCAAGAAGCCGCTCTCGTCGCAGCTGCCACCCGCGCCCAGAGCGGTTCCAGGATTTTGCGGCCCCAGTAACACCAGCGGGGCCAAAGCGCAGGTTCCCCGGAAGCGCTGCTGGGAGCCCAGGCCCCTGCCCGCCTCCCCCAGGCTGCCGGAGCCCATCCCCGGCCAGGAGCCGTGGGGCAGCGGGGAGAACACCGGGACACCGGGAAGGGACCCTGGTGGCAgcgctgctgccagcctggtgCTGGCAAAGCTGAAAGCCTTCTTGTCGGCCAGTGCTGCTccgcagcccagcagcaccatggCACCACCACCGGCCAAGAAGCTGGCGCTTTCCGACAAATAG